From the bacterium genome, one window contains:
- a CDS encoding alpha/beta fold hydrolase: MRVVFDGEGKVAGFFHLPHVPSPQERADDPSLCSDPSPAVRGHWEGSIEIPGAPLAVRIDLLRKDGYWVGTIDIPAQGVEGLPLAGIAVIEPDIAFTIADIPGDPIFRGTLTDGEIAGTFTQAAFSASFRLGREVAARPARSQEPQPPFPYEEIEVAYDNGPVALAGTLTVPQGDGPFAAALLISGSGAQDRDETVYGHRPFRVLADHLARAGIAVLRVDDRGVGASTGDPGAATTEDFAEDALAGVAFLAQRPEIDPGRIGLIGHSEGGIIAPLAAVRSADVAFIVLLAGTGVTGAEVLVRQVELIGRAEGQPVDQVDQAVEAQRELVRLVLSGSDAEEIRARLRTLVRSQIGPDEDEEAVEQAVAMQALNVSNPWFRFFLSHDPRPVLRQVRVPVLALCGERDLQVEAGQNLPEIYRALARGGNADFTVEEMPGLNHLFQAAGTGSPTEYYDIGETINPAALEAVSGWIRERFVGAVTGEEY; encoded by the coding sequence ATGCGCGTCGTCTTCGACGGCGAGGGGAAGGTTGCCGGCTTTTTCCACCTGCCGCACGTCCCGTCGCCGCAGGAGCGGGCGGATGATCCCTCGCTGTGCAGCGACCCGAGTCCCGCCGTGCGGGGGCACTGGGAGGGGAGCATCGAGATTCCCGGTGCACCGCTGGCCGTCAGGATCGACCTGCTTCGCAAGGACGGCTACTGGGTCGGCACCATCGACATCCCGGCGCAGGGTGTGGAGGGCTTGCCTCTGGCCGGGATCGCTGTGATCGAGCCGGACATCGCCTTCACCATCGCCGACATCCCCGGCGATCCGATCTTCCGCGGCACGCTCACGGACGGTGAGATCGCGGGCACCTTCACCCAGGCCGCCTTCTCCGCGTCGTTCCGTCTCGGACGGGAGGTGGCGGCGCGGCCCGCGCGCTCCCAGGAGCCGCAGCCGCCGTTTCCGTACGAGGAGATCGAGGTCGCCTATGACAACGGGCCTGTCGCGCTGGCGGGAACGCTGACCGTTCCCCAGGGCGACGGGCCGTTTGCGGCGGCGCTGCTGATCTCCGGCAGCGGCGCGCAGGACCGCGATGAGACGGTCTACGGCCACAGGCCCTTTCGCGTGCTGGCCGATCACCTCGCCCGCGCGGGCATCGCCGTCCTGCGCGTGGACGACCGGGGGGTCGGCGCGTCGACGGGTGATCCCGGCGCGGCCACCACCGAGGATTTCGCCGAGGACGCCCTCGCCGGCGTGGCTTTCCTGGCGCAGCGTCCCGAGATCGACCCCGGACGGATCGGCCTGATCGGCCACAGCGAGGGGGGCATCATCGCGCCCCTGGCCGCCGTCCGGTCCGCCGACGTGGCTTTCATCGTCCTGCTGGCCGGCACCGGTGTCACGGGCGCCGAGGTCCTCGTGCGCCAGGTGGAATTGATCGGCCGGGCCGAGGGGCAGCCCGTCGACCAGGTCGACCAAGCGGTCGAGGCGCAGCGCGAGCTGGTCCGGCTCGTCCTCTCGGGCTCCGACGCGGAAGAGATCCGCGCCAGGCTGAGGACGCTCGTCAGATCGCAGATCGGCCCCGATGAGGACGAGGAGGCGGTGGAACAGGCCGTCGCCATGCAGGCGCTGAACGTCTCGAATCCGTGGTTCCGTTTCTTCCTGTCGCACGATCCCCGGCCGGTGCTGCGGCAGGTACGCGTGCCGGTGCTGGCGCTGTGCGGCGAGAGGGACCTCCAGGTGGAGGCGGGCCAGAACCTCCCCGAGATCTACAGGGCGCTCGCGCGGGGCGGCAATGCCGACTTCACGGTCGAGGAGATGCCGGGTCTGAACCATCTGTTCCAGGCGGCAGGGACCGGCAGCCCGACCGAGTATTACGACATCGGGGAGACGATCAATCCGGCCGCGCTCGAGGCGGTGTCCGGGTGGATCCGGGAGCGGTTCGTCGGGGCGGTGACGGGAGAGGAATATTGA
- the thyX gene encoding FAD-dependent thymidylate synthase — translation MQPEARKIARAFSPALDEILGRAIPVLDDGFVRVIDYMGNDQSVVQAARVSYGAGTKKVSEDRGLIRYLLRHRHTTPFEMCELKLHVRVPMDAWRQWIRHRTASVNEASSRYSIVTNSGQRTAPALWRRQAGDNKQGSAGCFDEAEGAQFSDQEREVHELTRRIYEHRIEQGVAREQARKDLPLCTYTEAYWKIDLHNLLHFLALRLDSHAQQEIREYAAVIGEQIVAKWVPSTWEAFLDYRFNATGLSRIESEILAAVGAGDVARANTIARESGWLEPGKNGLKTHREREEFANKLREWNLGVPWETDASAR, via the coding sequence ATGCAGCCGGAAGCCCGGAAGATCGCACGCGCCTTCTCCCCCGCCCTCGATGAGATCCTGGGCCGGGCCATCCCCGTGCTGGACGACGGTTTCGTACGCGTGATCGACTACATGGGCAACGACCAGTCGGTGGTGCAGGCCGCGCGCGTGTCGTACGGGGCGGGCACGAAGAAGGTGAGCGAGGACCGCGGGCTGATCCGCTACCTGCTGCGGCACAGGCATACGACGCCGTTCGAGATGTGCGAGCTGAAGCTGCACGTCCGTGTGCCCATGGATGCCTGGCGGCAGTGGATACGGCACAGGACGGCCTCGGTGAACGAGGCGAGTTCACGCTATTCGATCGTCACCAATTCGGGCCAGCGCACCGCCCCCGCCCTGTGGCGCCGGCAGGCCGGGGACAACAAGCAGGGCAGCGCGGGCTGCTTCGACGAGGCCGAGGGTGCGCAGTTCAGCGACCAGGAACGCGAGGTCCACGAACTCACGCGCCGGATCTACGAGCACAGGATCGAGCAGGGCGTCGCCCGCGAACAGGCCCGCAAGGATCTGCCGCTGTGCACCTATACCGAGGCCTACTGGAAGATCGACCTGCACAACCTGCTGCACTTCCTGGCCCTGCGCCTGGACAGCCACGCCCAGCAGGAGATCCGCGAATACGCCGCCGTGATCGGCGAGCAGATCGTGGCGAAGTGGGTGCCGTCGACCTGGGAGGCGTTCCTGGACTACCGGTTCAACGCGACGGGGCTGTCGCGGATCGAGTCGGAGATCCTGGCGGCGGTGGGGGCCGGGGATGTGGCGCGGGCGAACACGATCGCGCGGGAATCCGGGTGGTTGGAGCCCGGGAAGAACGGGTTGAAGACGCATCGCGAGCGGGAGGAGTTCGCGAATAAGCTGCGGGAATGGAATCTGGGAGTGCCCTGGGAGACTGACGCATCAGCAAGGTGA